From a single Sporosarcina oncorhynchi genomic region:
- a CDS encoding DUF3238 domain-containing protein: protein MLFEIQSVKHESDLISFTWNDVGGFYNVYKDGEHMYEGSVPEFKDKDFKHGKLNHYMIERVENNQVTDVIALQTSAFAEKKNMENPLQSLVMTTIVAKTQIALSWEEIKDVEEYSIYRNGEYRGRVTTNRYIDRDIDLDQSYNYTIQSKRPLKKSEEPLMKVKSVLSNVFGALNPGSSRAEAAVETFTVMKWIGKPDELLLPVNDREKEVKSVDRWKFRYTTFLEDQYVSNPNLLSPNHYFKGDGRRFDPNGESFRTRVDVELAYDEHGDPMTFTKEVGKSIAYDYQKNFREEGKATADDITLKRTDHKKGEAGFVLTHAVGNPLTTAPKMDYEVTAVFKKHGTFDMCGYFDPSPNHEIYLMRGRGEEWKLVLQAESKGLAFMSDTIAYHYWRCSSFE from the coding sequence ATGTTATTTGAAATACAGTCCGTGAAGCATGAGTCCGACTTGATTTCGTTTACATGGAATGATGTTGGTGGTTTTTATAATGTGTACAAAGATGGTGAGCATATGTACGAAGGATCCGTGCCCGAATTCAAGGACAAGGACTTTAAGCACGGTAAGCTCAATCATTATATGATCGAACGGGTAGAGAACAATCAGGTTACCGATGTAATTGCACTTCAGACATCGGCATTTGCGGAAAAAAAGAATATGGAGAATCCATTACAATCGCTTGTCATGACAACAATCGTAGCGAAAACGCAGATTGCATTGTCGTGGGAGGAAATTAAGGACGTCGAAGAATATTCTATTTACCGAAATGGCGAATACAGGGGCCGTGTCACGACGAACCGCTATATCGACCGCGATATCGATCTAGATCAGTCGTACAATTATACAATCCAGTCAAAACGTCCTTTGAAAAAGTCTGAGGAACCACTCATGAAAGTGAAATCAGTTCTTTCCAATGTATTCGGTGCTTTAAATCCGGGCTCATCCCGTGCGGAAGCAGCTGTTGAAACGTTCACAGTGATGAAGTGGATCGGGAAACCCGACGAATTACTCCTTCCTGTTAATGATAGGGAAAAAGAAGTTAAATCGGTTGACCGCTGGAAATTCAGGTACACGACATTTCTTGAAGATCAATATGTGAGCAATCCGAATCTATTGTCACCGAACCATTATTTTAAAGGAGATGGCAGACGGTTTGATCCGAACGGGGAAAGTTTTCGTACACGTGTAGATGTGGAGCTCGCCTACGATGAACATGGTGACCCGATGACGTTTACAAAGGAAGTGGGAAAGTCAATTGCCTATGACTATCAGAAGAACTTCCGCGAAGAAGGAAAAGCTACTGCAGATGACATTACTTTGAAACGAACCGACCATAAAAAAGGGGAAGCCGGTTTTGTGCTAACGCACGCCGTTGGAAACCCACTCACCACTGCACCAAAGATGGATTATGAAGTGACAGCCGTTTTCAAAAAGCATGGAACATTCGATATGTGCGGCTACTTCGATCCATCTCCTAATCATGAAATCTATTTGATGAGGGGTAGAGGTGAGGAGTGGAAACTCGTTTTGCAGGCCGAAAGTAAAGGGCTCGCGTTCATGTCTGACACAATCGCTTACCATTATTGGCGTTGCTCGAGTTTTGAATGA